GTCAAGTATACGGATGTACAGAGAGGAAGTTATTATCATTTTCGTTGAGCAGCATCGGCAACTCGGCGAGCAGCGGAAAACTTTGCCTATGCAACGCCGTGAATTCACAAAAGAGACCACATCAGGAATGCGATTCCGCGTCCTTATCCCAATACCCCGCAGTCCGCAAACGTCCGGACGTTTTGACATTCTCCGAAGGGTATCTTCCCCAACAATCAATGTGCGCGTTAAAAATGAGAGGGAATTTTTTGTGATATGTCAGAAGGTAGTCAATCGCGTCGTCCAGTGTTGCGAAGGCCGCCGCATCACGCAAATCGATAAGCCACTTTCCCTTGTACGTTCGCACCGAGCGCTCGATGGGACGTTTCACCCGTTTTTTTGGAATGCACAACAAATCGACGATCGAGTAAATGTAATACATGGGAGGAGAGACAGACGAATCCTTGATGAGACAAAAGCTGTGAGGGGCGTGGAGCAGAAGTTTGCGCGCCGCGAGATCATCAATTATGAACAGCGAATCCTGTGACATGGAAGCTTCATTCCAATTCTTCATCGAGAAGCGTTGTGCCTTCTCTTTGGCATCGAAGTAGATGTTGTGACCGGGGAGAAAAAAATCAAGGTTGGATGTGCTGCGGGTGCCATCGTTGTACTTGATGGACTTGGAGTTCAGCAACGTCTTGACTTCTTTCTCAAACATCTTTCCCCCGCCGTGATGGTACATTACGGGGGAACGAAAGTGCAAGCAGAATCCATCCTGCAATAAATAGCACGCCTCCGAAGGGTGTTATTGCTCCGAGCCAGCGCAACCCAGTCAGCGTGAGGATGTACAACGAGCCGGAGAATAAAAGTGTTCCGGTGACGAAACACCATCCTGCAACGCTTGCTTTCGAGTTCTGCGTATCATGTGCAGCCCAGCCCGCCGCGATCAATCCGAAAGCATGATACATGTGATAGCGAACCGCGGTTTCGTACACAGCCAGCATATCAGGCGGGAGCATAGACTTCAAGCCGTGTGCGCCAAACGCCCCTGCCGCAACTCCGATTGCAGCAGAGACGGCGCCTGTGACAAAGAATATTTTTCCGAAGGACGAAGGGAATGACGTCATACGGTTATTTGAGCAGAATGAGCTTCTTCCGTTCGATATACGAACCGGCTGTGAGTTGCGAGAAATAGACGCCGGTCGCGTGCGAGAGGTTATCCAGCTGCGCCTTCCATTGGACAGAGTGCCATCCTTGATTGCGGAATTCGTCGATAAGAGTCGCAACGCGTTTTCCTGTAACATCAAAAATCTCCAACTTCACATCGCTTGCTCTTCCCACATAAAAGTCGATTGTTGTTGTAGGATTGAAGGGATTAGGGTAATTTTGCAGCAACTGAAATTCTGCAGGGGATTCGGGCGCTGCTACCACCGAAGTTGCTCCTGTGGTATCATTGATGAGGGCAGTCCATACGCTGAGCGTTGATCCATCCATACGCATCCAAATCGGATAGACTTTCCTGTTGAACGCTGCAATGCCGGTGTAGTCGCCAAAGAAAACACTCGCTTGTGGTGAGAACGATGTCTGGCTCACCTTGAAATTCTCGAACGTCTCGCCGCCGTCGGTTGAGCGGGCACCATAGACATCTGTTTGTGTGCCGGTGTAGTTTCTTCTGTCGTAGAAAATGCAGTAGAGAAAGCCTGTCGTCTGGTCAATCGTCGCCCAGGTGAAGAACTGATGCGTTGTCGTCAGATCATCATTCACTTTCTTGATGGAACTCCACGTCGTCCCGCCATCGGTGGATTTGATGAGAAAGACGTCGGTGTTGTTCAGTCCGTTCCTCTGGTCGCTCCAGTTTATGTAGATAGTACCGCGATTGGGAGACGAGCTGATGTCGCAGAGTGTAATCGGGAAGCCGTTTGCACGATAGATACCCGTGACATCAAAATCCCAGCCTCCGGGCTGATCAACGACAAACCGGTCGGCGCCGAACGTCACGCCGCCATCCGTGGATTTGTCGAACATGATGCCGAGCGGCCCCGACCAACTGAGGTACACCTCGCCGTTCGGGCCTACAGCGGGAACCGCGCCTTCGACGGTTTCATCGCTGTCAATGCAATTCCCGCCCTTGTCGCTAATCCGGACCGGAGTTGACCACGTGGTGCCGGCATCGGTGGAGCGCGAGAAGAGAATGCGTGAACTGTCGGCTGAGTTTGACGAACCGTACGAATCGAACTCCGTCCACGCCATGTACAGGTTGTTTTGATGTGGAGAATTCGTCAGATCGACGGCAAGCCATTCCTTGTCCTGGTTTTTTCTCGGTGGACTGAAACCGACGCCGACACCGGTACTCCAGTTTATTCCGGCGTTCGTCGATTTTTGTACGACAATCCTGTCAATCCAATAACCGGGAGAGGATGGATTGGAAAGATGTGCATAATACAAATTTCCGTCTCCATCAAACACTACGCACGGGTCACCCCACACACCGAATGATGAAGTGAGTGTGGACTGAATCCAGCTGGCGCCGCCATCAGTCGAGCGGTAGGCATAGTTCAAGTTTGAGCCGGCTGCAAGTTGCATCGGGTTGGCCGGGTTGATTGCTATGCACACTTCTTCCGGTTGGCTTGCAGTCGGGCTGCTGACACGGACGTTTTGGTACTGGGCCGCGAGCAGCGAGGGAAGAAGGAGGAGTGTGGCGAAATGAGTTATTCGGTTCATGATGAAATATGTTCGTTATCGTATTGATGGTGCTGCTATTATTCCGGCAGCGTCGGATACTTCAAATGAAAATCATTGACATCCTGATACGCTTTTGTGAAGGCGAGCAGGGTTCCTTCATCGAACAGTTGTCCAATAAACGTAATGCTCGCCGGTGTATTCTCGTTCGTGAATCCATTCGGCACGACAACGCACGGGTGACCCGTCAGGTTGGTGACCAACGAATTGTTGCCTTCGACCGAAGGTGCCACATACACATCCACTTTCTCCATCAATCTCGCCATTTCTTGTATCAGAAGGTAGCGGACACGGTTCGCTTGAATATACTCGACAGCGGGTATGAACCGTGCCGAACGAAACACGTTCGGCCAGGCATTCTTGATTTGACGGACGAGCAAATCGTCCTTTCCACTTCTCGTCAGTTCATCAAACGCTGCCGCAGCTTCGGCGCTGAGGATGAAGCTGAGGCTTTCCACGGGCAGCTTTGGCAATTCAACAGGAATGAGCCGGACTCCCATTGAACGCAATTTCTCAAGTGTCGCGTCATTTTGTTCTTTGTTGACTTTCGCGCTGTCGAAATCGGATTGTAGATAGCCGACTTTGAGTTTCTTGAGATTCAGTTGTGACGAATAGTTGAACGGAACGTCGTACAACATTTGATCTATTCCGTCGGGCCCGTGAATTGCGTTGAAGACAAGGGCGCAATCTTCAACCGTCCTGCAAATCGGCCCGATCTTGTTCATCGACCAACTCAGCGCCATTGCCCCAGTTCTGCTTACTCGTCCGTAGGTCGGACGCAAGCCGGTTGTGCCGCATCGGTTCGAAGGCGACACGATCGACCCCCACGTTTCTGTTCCGATGGCAAACGCAACCAGTCCGGCGGCGGTTGCGGCAGCGGAGCCCGCAGATGAGCCGCTTGAACCCTGTTCGAGGTTCCAGGGATTTCGTGTCCTTCCGCCAAACCACACATCTCCCCAGGCAAGTTCTCCCATCGTCAGTTTGGCGACAAGTACTGCCCCTGCGAGTTCGAGACGCTTGATGACGGTTGCGTCTTCGTCAATCATCTGATCCTGAAACGGAACTGATCCCCACGTTGTTCTGATGCCTTTTGTTGCCAACAGATCTTTCGCGCCGTACGGGATGCCATGTAACGGCCCGCGATATTTGCCCGCGGCAATTTCGCTGTCAGCTCGGCGCGCTTGTGTGAGTGCAAGCGATTCGGTAAGCGTTACGACGCATTCGAGTTTCGGGCCATATTTCTTCAATCGTTCGAGATAGAGTGTGGTGAGTTGAACGGAAGTGATCTTGCGGGACTTGATAAGTTCTGAAAGCTGACCGACAGAATAGAATGCGATTTCTTCAAGGCGTGCAGGTAGAGTGACTTTTCCCGCGGGAGTTGTGAGAAATGATGATTTGCCCGTCTTGATTTTCAACCCTGCAGGGATCGGGTTGAAGACGAGGGCGGGAGGAATGGTGTTTTTAAGATGGACACCACGTATCTGTTCGTAACTTGCCAGAAATCTCTTCAGGCCATCAAGCATCGAATCACGCTCAACGTCGGTGAACGTCAAACCGGTGAAGATTTCGGCGTTTTCAACCGATTGTTTTGTCATCCTGTCCGGTTTCGGATAGGGCTGGGAAAAAAGATTTGAGGAGA
This Bacteroidota bacterium DNA region includes the following protein-coding sequences:
- a CDS encoding DUF423 domain-containing protein, producing the protein MTSFPSSFGKIFFVTGAVSAAIGVAAGAFGAHGLKSMLPPDMLAVYETAVRYHMYHAFGLIAAGWAAHDTQNSKASVAGWCFVTGTLLFSGSLYILTLTGLRWLGAITPFGGVLFIAGWILLALSFPRNVPSRRGKDV
- a CDS encoding exo-alpha-sialidase, with product MNRITHFATLLLLPSLLAAQYQNVRVSSPTASQPEEVCIAINPANPMQLAAGSNLNYAYRSTDGGASWIQSTLTSSFGVWGDPCVVFDGDGNLYYAHLSNPSSPGYWIDRIVVQKSTNAGINWSTGVGVGFSPPRKNQDKEWLAVDLTNSPHQNNLYMAWTEFDSYGSSNSADSSRILFSRSTDAGTTWSTPVRISDKGGNCIDSDETVEGAVPAVGPNGEVYLSWSGPLGIMFDKSTDGGVTFGADRFVVDQPGGWDFDVTGIYRANGFPITLCDISSSPNRGTIYINWSDQRNGLNNTDVFLIKSTDGGTTWSSIKKVNDDLTTTHQFFTWATIDQTTGFLYCIFYDRRNYTGTQTDVYGARSTDGGETFENFKVSQTSFSPQASVFFGDYTGIAAFNRKVYPIWMRMDGSTLSVWTALINDTTGATSVVAAPESPAEFQLLQNYPNPFNPTTTIDFYVGRASDVKLEIFDVTGKRVATLIDEFRNQGWHSVQWKAQLDNLSHATGVYFSQLTAGSYIERKKLILLK
- a CDS encoding amidase produces the protein MKAILLILFFSISSNLFSQPYPKPDRMTKQSVENAEIFTGLTFTDVERDSMLDGLKRFLASYEQIRGVHLKNTIPPALVFNPIPAGLKIKTGKSSFLTTPAGKVTLPARLEEIAFYSVGQLSELIKSRKITSVQLTTLYLERLKKYGPKLECVVTLTESLALTQARRADSEIAAGKYRGPLHGIPYGAKDLLATKGIRTTWGSVPFQDQMIDEDATVIKRLELAGAVLVAKLTMGELAWGDVWFGGRTRNPWNLEQGSSGSSAGSAAATAAGLVAFAIGTETWGSIVSPSNRCGTTGLRPTYGRVSRTGAMALSWSMNKIGPICRTVEDCALVFNAIHGPDGIDQMLYDVPFNYSSQLNLKKLKVGYLQSDFDSAKVNKEQNDATLEKLRSMGVRLIPVELPKLPVESLSFILSAEAAAAFDELTRSGKDDLLVRQIKNAWPNVFRSARFIPAVEYIQANRVRYLLIQEMARLMEKVDVYVAPSVEGNNSLVTNLTGHPCVVVPNGFTNENTPASITFIGQLFDEGTLLAFTKAYQDVNDFHLKYPTLPE